One genomic window of Chitinophagaceae bacterium includes the following:
- a CDS encoding CoA pyrophosphatase, which yields MQFQSFIKKLQQQLSQPLPGETAQFKMAPGRRITMEEYDQLANKNPRPSAVLICLFPYQENIYTLLMLRPEEQGAHSGQVSFPGGRFETADNDLQTTALREAQEETGMDQRKVEILGALTRLFIPVSNSMVQPYLGYLNEKPLLKKNDAEVKEIIETDIRLIMNPSLKENAIFKGINNFQIEAPYYNIQGHKVWGATAMMLSELEALLVKVTFNADQMQ from the coding sequence ATGCAATTCCAATCCTTCATAAAAAAACTTCAGCAGCAATTATCACAACCGCTTCCAGGTGAAACGGCGCAATTTAAAATGGCGCCGGGCCGTCGCATAACGATGGAGGAATATGATCAATTGGCAAATAAAAATCCACGTCCGAGCGCTGTATTGATTTGTTTGTTTCCTTACCAGGAAAATATATACACGTTGCTCATGCTTCGTCCTGAAGAACAGGGTGCCCACAGTGGTCAGGTTAGTTTTCCCGGAGGAAGATTTGAAACAGCAGACAACGATTTACAAACCACTGCACTTCGTGAAGCACAGGAGGAAACAGGAATGGATCAGCGCAAAGTGGAGATACTTGGTGCACTCACCCGACTTTTCATTCCGGTCAGCAACAGCATGGTTCAACCCTATTTGGGATACCTGAATGAAAAACCGTTGCTGAAAAAAAATGATGCTGAAGTAAAAGAAATTATTGAAACTGACATCAGGCTTATCATGAATCCTTCTTTAAAAGAAAATGCAATATTTAAGGGTATTAACAATTTTCAAATAGAAGCTCCTTATTACAATATACAGGGTCATAAGGTTTGGGGAGCTACAGCGATGATGTTGAGTGAGTTGGAAGCATTGCTGGTTAAAGTTACATTCAATGCTGACCAGATGCAGTAG
- a CDS encoding PorV/PorQ family protein: MRKTLTIIVLLLCSYSGAFSQFYKYSNEFLSIGIGARGLSMAGAQVASVRDVTAGFWNPAGLALIDKKFDLGLMHAEYFAGIAKFDYAAVALPMQDKNRMLAFSIIRFGVDDIPNTLFLLEPDGSVNYDNVTTFSVADYAGLISYSQKLGVEGLRIGGNLKIIHRTVGSFASSWGVGLDAGIQYDLKKWHFGAMAKDITTTFNAWSFNFTEEEQAVFASTQNVIPENSVELTAPKIILGTAYKFTLGKNITLLPEVDIDISTDGKRNVLISAKPFSIDPHAGIEAGYKDLIFLRGGIGNIQKITNIDGTTNMTAQPSIGVGLVIKSISIDYALTNLGSLSSSLYSNVFSLRIAINEKPSKS, translated from the coding sequence ATGAGAAAAACACTGACAATTATTGTGCTACTGCTTTGCTCCTACTCAGGCGCATTTTCTCAGTTTTACAAATACAGCAATGAATTTCTCAGCATTGGAATCGGCGCCCGTGGTTTGTCAATGGCTGGTGCACAAGTGGCTTCTGTGAGAGACGTGACGGCAGGCTTCTGGAACCCAGCCGGATTGGCACTGATTGATAAAAAATTCGATCTCGGACTGATGCATGCAGAATATTTTGCCGGCATCGCCAAGTTTGATTATGCGGCGGTAGCGCTACCGATGCAGGACAAAAACAGGATGCTGGCATTTTCCATCATTCGATTTGGCGTGGATGATATTCCGAATACACTTTTTTTACTGGAGCCCGATGGAAGCGTGAATTACGATAATGTGACTACCTTCTCCGTTGCTGACTATGCAGGACTGATTTCCTATTCACAAAAACTAGGTGTTGAAGGATTAAGGATTGGAGGAAACCTCAAAATCATCCACCGGACTGTCGGATCGTTTGCCTCTTCCTGGGGCGTTGGACTGGATGCAGGCATTCAATATGACTTGAAAAAATGGCACTTCGGTGCGATGGCAAAAGACATTACCACCACATTCAATGCCTGGTCATTTAATTTTACGGAAGAAGAGCAAGCGGTTTTTGCATCCACCCAAAATGTGATTCCGGAAAATTCAGTGGAGCTCACGGCACCAAAAATAATTCTCGGTACTGCCTATAAATTTACTTTGGGAAAAAACATCACGCTATTACCTGAAGTGGATATTGACATCTCTACAGATGGTAAAAGGAATGTGCTTATCAGTGCAAAACCTTTCAGTATCGATCCTCATGCAGGAATTGAAGCAGGTTACAAAGACCTTATTTTTTTAAGGGGCGGAATCGGCAATATCCAAAAGATCACCAACATTGACGGAACGACGAATATGACTGCTCAGCCTAGCATTGGTGTGGGACTGGTAATAAAAAGTATCAGCATTGATTACGCTTTAACAAATCTTGGGAGTCTTTCTTCTTCGCTCTATTCTAACGTATTTTCTCTCAGGATTGCCATTAATGAAAAACCAAGCAAGTCGTAG
- a CDS encoding tyrosine--tRNA ligase has product MNFIEELKWRGLYFDTTPGTEEHLSSGSRIGYIGFDPSAPSLGIGNLVQIMLLTHFQRAGHKPIALVGGATGMIGDPSGKSEERKLLSEETIRANEEKIKLQLGKFLDFTGVNAATIENNYQWYKDMTVLEFLREAGKHLTVNYMMAKDSVKSRLETGISYTEFTYQLLQGYDYYWLNSHRDCTLQMGGSDQWGNITAGIELSRRKSGNEVFAVTSPLITQSDGKKFGKSEKGNVFLDAAMTSPYKFYQFWLNVSDEDAAKYLRIFTLMNKEEIEAMEASHVKEPHLRLLQQALAKDITIRVHSAEDYNQAIRASKILFGQSTGEELQLLTDRDFEEIFEGVPTKKISRSLLENGLEVMKLLVDETQFLPSRSDARRIIQGNGASINKKNISPEEKINTSHLINDRYLLLQKGKKNYFLVIAE; this is encoded by the coding sequence ATGAATTTTATAGAAGAGCTGAAATGGCGCGGTTTGTATTTTGACACAACACCCGGAACGGAGGAACACCTCAGCAGCGGATCACGTATCGGTTACATTGGCTTCGATCCGTCGGCTCCATCGTTGGGTATTGGCAATCTTGTACAGATCATGTTGCTCACTCATTTTCAGAGAGCGGGCCATAAACCAATTGCGCTGGTTGGTGGCGCCACCGGCATGATTGGAGATCCTTCCGGAAAATCGGAAGAGCGGAAACTATTGTCTGAAGAAACGATCAGAGCCAATGAAGAAAAGATAAAGTTGCAACTGGGAAAGTTTCTTGATTTCACAGGAGTCAATGCAGCGACAATTGAGAACAACTATCAATGGTACAAAGACATGACAGTGCTGGAATTTCTCCGCGAAGCAGGTAAACACCTCACTGTGAATTATATGATGGCAAAGGATTCTGTTAAAAGCCGGCTTGAAACCGGGATTTCTTATACAGAGTTTACTTACCAGCTTTTGCAGGGATATGATTATTACTGGTTGAACAGTCACCGTGATTGCACCTTGCAGATGGGAGGTTCCGATCAGTGGGGTAACATTACGGCCGGCATTGAATTATCGCGAAGAAAATCAGGCAATGAGGTGTTTGCGGTAACCAGTCCGCTCATTACGCAAAGTGACGGAAAGAAATTCGGCAAGTCAGAAAAGGGAAATGTTTTTCTGGATGCTGCAATGACCTCACCGTATAAATTCTACCAGTTCTGGTTGAATGTTTCTGATGAAGATGCGGCAAAGTACCTGCGGATTTTTACATTGATGAACAAAGAAGAGATTGAAGCGATGGAAGCAAGTCATGTGAAAGAACCACATCTTCGCTTATTGCAGCAGGCATTAGCTAAGGACATTACCATCAGGGTTCATTCCGCAGAAGATTATAACCAGGCCATCCGCGCCTCAAAAATTTTGTTCGGACAATCTACAGGTGAAGAGTTGCAACTGCTGACGGACCGTGATTTTGAAGAAATATTTGAAGGTGTTCCCACTAAAAAAATCAGCAGATCACTTTTAGAAAATGGATTAGAAGTGATGAAATTATTGGTGGATGAAACTCAGTTTCTCCCGTCACGAAGTGATGCAAGAAGAATCATCCAGGGAAACGGTGCTTCCATCAACAAAAAGAATATTTCTCCCGAAGAAAAAATCAACACCAGTCACCTTATCAATGATCGATATCTCTTATTGCAGAAAGGGAAGAAGAATTATTTTTTGGTGATAGCTGAGTAG
- a CDS encoding phosphoglycerate mutase family protein, whose product MKPKRIVLIRHGESKGNVDRSVYAERPDYALELSEKGIQQAFDAGKKLATLIGSESLMLYVSPHWRTRMTSEGILQSFNNNRILIREEPRIREQEWGHLRSMDTNKMLDSERDAFGTFYYRFADGESCADVYDRVSGFFDTLFRDFEKDNFPENTIIVTHGMTIRVFLMRWYRWTVEKFETVANPGNCEYFVMEKRDNNKYELMSPLKFHEPHHPYQYPGRN is encoded by the coding sequence ATGAAACCAAAAAGAATAGTCCTGATAAGACACGGTGAATCCAAAGGAAATGTTGACCGTTCCGTGTACGCGGAGCGCCCCGACTATGCACTCGAATTGAGTGAAAAAGGTATACAGCAGGCATTTGATGCGGGAAAAAAACTCGCAACACTTATCGGAAGCGAAAGTCTCATGCTGTATGTTTCTCCTCACTGGCGCACCCGTATGACCAGTGAAGGAATCTTACAAAGTTTTAACAACAACCGGATTTTAATCAGGGAAGAACCACGTATCCGCGAACAGGAGTGGGGACACCTTAGAAGTATGGATACAAATAAAATGCTCGACAGTGAGCGGGATGCTTTCGGAACATTCTACTACCGGTTTGCTGATGGAGAATCATGCGCTGATGTGTACGATCGTGTGAGTGGTTTCTTTGACACACTTTTCCGCGATTTCGAAAAAGATAACTTTCCTGAAAACACCATCATCGTAACCCATGGTATGACTATCCGCGTATTCCTGATGCGGTGGTATCGTTGGACAGTGGAGAAATTTGAAACCGTAGCCAATCCGGGCAATTGCGAGTATTTTGTAATGGAGAAACGTGACAATAACAAATATGAACTGATGTCCCCACTGAAGTTTCATGAACCGCATCATCCTTACCAATATCCCGGAAGAAATTAA